A portion of the Paucilactobacillus hokkaidonensis JCM 18461 genome contains these proteins:
- a CDS encoding Ig-like domain-containing protein, whose amino-acid sequence MEQNKHFKLYKAGKRWLVAAIATTSAVIFLGVANDAHADTAVQTNPNTTTSVTSGSAQPNTVVTSGATSSNATTNSNETNVSAPASSATNSNSVISQPTAQASASSNSTVANPTVVTNTNDTTTQADAPTSITLSKTTDYLTTGTTHQLYASTDPDQIINSDITWSSSDDSIATVDTDGLVTTLATGTAVITAATSNGLNATDTVNVVDDAVSLGGYGYTSIPTIVVGGSYQIGIAQAPSDATNISYKFSSSDPSIVKVNEAGVITGVSAGDATVTFSIYQNNSSYPSATVDVPTKVNNVDATGITLNETTVSLPVNETSQLVATVTPTGTTDKTVTWSSSDPSVATVDVNGLVTGVADGVAVITATTVNGLTAKVTVVVPELIPLVNVNYYAPTSLKVGQTYQSWYALVPGNANYCTTTWTSSDPTVATIDHNGLVTALKEGTTVITILTSQVGGGTMGGQTTLTVSPGIAISDISFDTSSSEVPVGETTKLNVNTQPDDATITKLTWSSSDASVATVDQDGNVTGLKTGSTTITVTTEGGLSATLTLLVEVPVPVNSFSYTADSYDLKAGSTEQLISVIDPSLVVFPTIVWTTSNQYVASVDADGLVTAQAPGTTTITGTLTDTFGNVKLYSHDFTAELADPSLLPSAATVDGTTAVLTSAAIQQLMTNAGLNYSDLVPFNGLRFASSTIYYQVLDDPTLVDSTGQTISMQDLVEQSIAIWQKALTAVGSNIQFLPADADHAAMLDFNQTDNEKNPGTTGDFTTDQWEDSQIIITPANVWVNTEALDNIYPVDSMIETVLHEIGHALGLDHTSDKSDFMWPVVSDNTTVSLKDAISVLLNYSLTPGTSSSAALGFGNYEL is encoded by the coding sequence ATGGAACAAAATAAACATTTTAAACTTTACAAGGCAGGTAAACGTTGGCTGGTCGCAGCAATTGCAACTACTTCAGCAGTGATATTCTTAGGAGTTGCCAATGATGCACATGCTGATACGGCGGTGCAAACTAATCCAAATACCACAACTTCAGTAACTTCTGGCAGTGCTCAACCTAATACTGTGGTTACTAGTGGTGCAACTAGTTCGAACGCCACCACAAATAGTAATGAGACTAATGTTTCGGCACCAGCTTCAAGCGCGACAAATTCAAATTCAGTAATTAGTCAGCCAACTGCACAAGCAAGTGCCAGCTCGAATAGTACGGTTGCTAATCCTACTGTTGTCACAAACACAAATGATACAACTACTCAAGCAGATGCTCCGACATCAATTACATTGAGTAAGACTACTGATTATTTAACAACAGGCACAACGCATCAACTGTATGCTTCAACAGATCCTGATCAGATTATTAATTCTGACATTACGTGGAGTAGTTCAGATGATAGTATCGCCACTGTCGATACCGATGGATTAGTAACAACCCTTGCCACTGGTACTGCGGTGATCACTGCCGCAACCAGTAATGGATTAAATGCAACTGATACTGTTAATGTAGTCGATGATGCAGTCAGTTTAGGCGGATATGGGTATACTAGTATTCCAACAATTGTAGTCGGTGGTAGCTATCAAATTGGGATTGCTCAGGCGCCCAGTGATGCGACCAACATTTCTTATAAGTTTAGCAGCAGTGATCCTTCAATTGTTAAAGTGAATGAGGCTGGGGTTATTACGGGGGTTTCTGCTGGTGATGCCACTGTTACATTTTCTATTTATCAAAATAATAGTAGTTATCCAAGCGCTACGGTTGACGTTCCAACCAAGGTAAATAATGTTGATGCTACTGGGATAACTTTAAACGAAACAACGGTGTCTCTGCCAGTTAATGAAACTTCTCAGTTGGTTGCAACGGTTACGCCAACCGGTACAACGGACAAAACTGTTACTTGGTCATCAAGTGATCCAAGTGTTGCCACGGTTGATGTAAATGGATTAGTGACTGGAGTTGCTGATGGGGTTGCGGTGATTACGGCAACTACTGTCAATGGACTCACAGCTAAGGTAACGGTAGTGGTTCCTGAGCTAATTCCATTAGTTAATGTGAATTACTACGCTCCAACTTCGCTGAAAGTAGGTCAGACTTATCAGTCTTGGTATGCTTTAGTACCTGGCAATGCTAATTATTGTACAACCACGTGGACATCCTCAGATCCGACGGTTGCTACGATTGACCATAATGGATTAGTAACGGCTCTAAAAGAAGGGACTACCGTGATTACCATACTAACTTCCCAAGTTGGTGGCGGAACAATGGGTGGTCAAACAACATTAACTGTTTCACCTGGAATTGCGATTTCTGATATTTCGTTTGATACAAGTAGCTCAGAAGTGCCAGTTGGTGAAACAACTAAACTAAATGTTAATACACAACCTGATGATGCAACCATCACCAAGTTAACATGGTCATCGAGTGATGCTAGTGTTGCTACAGTTGACCAAGATGGTAATGTTACCGGATTGAAGACTGGTTCTACCACAATCACTGTTACAACTGAAGGTGGATTATCGGCTACCTTAACATTGTTAGTTGAAGTGCCAGTACCAGTTAATTCGTTCTCATACACTGCTGATAGTTATGATTTGAAGGCTGGCAGCACAGAACAGCTGATTTCTGTAATTGATCCTTCGTTGGTAGTTTTTCCAACTATTGTTTGGACAACTTCAAATCAATATGTTGCTAGTGTGGATGCAGACGGATTGGTTACTGCTCAGGCGCCAGGGACGACTACGATTACAGGAACCCTGACAGATACATTTGGGAATGTTAAACTTTATTCGCATGATTTCACGGCTGAATTAGCAGATCCAAGCTTGTTGCCATCAGCTGCCACGGTTGATGGCACGACTGCAGTTTTGACATCCGCTGCAATTCAACAGTTAATGACAAATGCGGGACTTAACTACAGTGATCTAGTACCATTTAATGGGCTACGTTTTGCTTCTTCAACTATTTATTATCAAGTGCTAGATGACCCAACCTTGGTAGATAGCACTGGACAAACAATTAGTATGCAGGATTTGGTTGAGCAATCAATTGCTATTTGGCAAAAAGCTCTAACAGCGGTGGGCTCAAATATTCAATTCTTGCCAGCCGATGCAGATCATGCGGCGATGCTGGATTTCAACCAGACCGATAATGAAAAAAATCCAGGAACTACTGGTGACTTTACTACTGATCAGTGGGAGGATAGTCAAATTATCATTACGCCAGCTAATGTCTGGGTTAACACAGAGGCATTGGATAATATTTATCCAGTAGATAGTATGATTGAAACCGTTTTGCATGAAATTGGTCATGCGTTGGGGTTAGATCATACTTCAGATAAAAGTGATTTTATGTGGCCGGTGGTATCGGATAATACGACTGTTAGTTTGAAAGATGCAATCAGTGTTTTGTTGAATTATTCACTGACGCCAGGGACGTCTAGTTCAGCAGCATTGGGATTTGGTAACTACGAATTGTAA
- a CDS encoding KxYKxGKxW signal peptide domain-containing protein yields MQSGSNNLSKNNRKLALQKETSKLHYRMYKAGKLWLFAGIATFSLAIGVSTTTVHADTTSNVTTTVVNSSTASDASPTSSATSDSGTVSAASTAESTSTSTTLVNPTSAEINNTKSAAAAVYSATGTTQTVAAVAATSTDASTSGGSLGNVELFGSASVAVDTNSDLEGSTSPANPTKDTTSDGQGKSSDDALAAGNATNGNTTNNVNVVITGSNGLQTNVAGTQGQYAVVEVPDGLTATANGTASEYVSLSFDAVTIQNAVTALQTALTNGLSTVTDFLKTFNLLPFGLGSSIAAIGTNLNWIEVNI; encoded by the coding sequence ATGCAAAGTGGTTCTAATAATTTATCAAAGAATAATCGAAAGCTAGCGTTACAAAAGGAGACTAGTAAACTGCATTATCGAATGTATAAGGCAGGTAAGCTCTGGCTGTTTGCAGGGATTGCAACGTTCTCACTGGCAATTGGTGTTTCTACAACAACAGTGCATGCCGATACAACAAGCAATGTAACTACAACTGTTGTGAATTCGTCGACTGCGTCGGATGCTAGTCCTACTAGTAGTGCTACAAGTGATAGTGGCACTGTAAGTGCTGCCAGTACTGCTGAAAGCACCAGCACAAGTACAACGCTGGTAAATCCAACCAGTGCAGAAATTAATAATACTAAGTCTGCAGCTGCAGCTGTCTATAGTGCTACTGGTACAACACAAACGGTGGCTGCAGTGGCCGCTACTTCAACCGATGCCAGCACATCTGGAGGTTCACTAGGAAACGTTGAATTATTTGGCAGTGCTTCTGTGGCAGTTGATACTAACTCTGATTTAGAGGGTAGTACATCACCAGCTAATCCAACTAAAGATACAACTAGTGATGGTCAAGGTAAAAGTAGTGATGATGCCTTAGCTGCAGGGAATGCTACTAATGGTAATACGACTAACAATGTAAATGTTGTAATTACTGGTTCAAATGGATTACAAACTAACGTTGCTGGAACCCAAGGTCAATATGCAGTAGTGGAAGTACCGGATGGCTTAACGGCAACTGCTAATGGAACTGCTTCTGAGTACGTTTCATTGAGTTTTGATGCTGTAACAATCCAAAATGCTGTTACTGCTTTACAAACCGCACTTACAAACGGTTTAAGCACTGTTACCGATTTTTTAAAAACATTTAATCTGCTTCCTTTTGGTCTTGGTTCATCTATTGCTGCAATTGGAACTAATCTGAATTGGATTGAAGTCAATATTTGA
- a CDS encoding IS3 family transposase encodes MFDYIHQESHHHQVTKMCRILGVSRAQYYRYRSPKPSKRRAEDEDLKQRILRIFAEFKQRYGVMKIHHELNLELQPLQRRCSPRRISRLMKELDIHSVTVNKWKAASASKTKVEQRPNLLKQDFSTTGLNQKWTADMTYIQTKRNGWCYLSTIMDLHSRRIIGYSFSKKMATDLVLKALESAVKNRTITGDLIIHTDLGSQYTSDDYNQRLTELHIRHSYSRKGCPYDNAPMESFHASLKKECVYPVPVFEDYETAAAVLFEYVHAFYNRKRIHSSLGYQTPLQVEIATLTSQMAA; translated from the coding sequence ATTTTTGATTACATTCACCAAGAAAGCCATCACCACCAGGTAACTAAGATGTGCCGAATCCTCGGTGTTTCCAGAGCTCAGTATTATCGTTATCGATCCCCAAAGCCTTCAAAACGCCGGGCCGAAGATGAGGACTTAAAACAACGGATTCTGCGGATCTTTGCGGAATTCAAGCAGCGATACGGCGTTATGAAGATCCACCATGAATTGAATCTGGAACTTCAACCACTGCAGCGTCGGTGCAGCCCACGACGGATTTCCCGGCTCATGAAGGAACTGGATATCCACTCCGTTACCGTCAATAAGTGGAAAGCGGCTTCGGCTTCCAAAACCAAGGTTGAACAGCGTCCCAACTTGCTTAAGCAGGATTTCTCGACCACTGGTTTAAATCAAAAATGGACCGCTGATATGACCTATATTCAAACGAAGCGTAATGGCTGGTGTTACTTATCAACCATCATGGATCTGCACTCACGACGAATTATCGGCTATTCATTCTCAAAAAAGATGGCTACTGATTTAGTCTTAAAGGCCCTGGAAAGCGCGGTTAAAAATCGAACCATTACTGGGGACCTGATTATCCACACAGACTTAGGATCACAGTACACCAGCGATGATTACAACCAACGGTTAACAGAACTACATATCCGCCACTCTTACAGCCGTAAGGGGTGTCCATACGATAATGCACCAATGGAATCTTTTCATGCTTCCCTCAAAAAGGAATGTGTTTATCCAGTGCCGGTCTTTGAAGATTATGAAACTGCCGCTGCCGTCCTTTTTGAATATGTGCATGCTTTCTACAATAGGAAGAGAATTCATAGTTCACTGGGCTACCAGACCCCCTTACAAGTTGAAATTGCAACACTTACGAGCCAAATGGCCGCCTGA
- a CDS encoding Ig-like domain-containing protein — MSLHPTSVVDPSSAVFPTIVWMSANQNVVTVDADGNITAQEPGTTTITATLTDTFGNVKTYVHDFTVDLADSSALPSYTTADEVTQILTSTTIQQLLAANGLTYSDLAPFSGKQFTSTTIYYSFNDSLLDLTTSDGQTFTEDQLVAMASDQWNKALASVGSSIVFLPADDEHTANLVFGQKDDSEIPGYAGMTYTNYNLDTMIINDPVNIVLNIDAVNSHYSETAMINVLVHEMGHALGLGHINDNTNVMWYAAADNTLLTVQDSISVLLNYELPSGTTSEATIGVNDYTPTQLAVV, encoded by the coding sequence ATCAGCTTACATCCAACATCGGTTGTTGATCCAAGTAGTGCAGTTTTTCCAACGATTGTCTGGATGAGTGCAAATCAGAATGTTGTTACAGTGGATGCCGATGGCAATATTACTGCTCAGGAGCCAGGAACAACTACGATTACGGCTACATTGACTGATACTTTCGGAAATGTTAAGACTTACGTCCATGATTTTACGGTAGATTTGGCTGATAGTTCAGCATTGCCAAGTTATACTACTGCAGACGAAGTTACTCAGATTCTAACTTCTACTACAATTCAACAATTGCTCGCGGCAAATGGACTAACATATAGCGATTTGGCACCATTCAGTGGTAAGCAATTCACATCCACGACGATTTATTATTCATTTAATGATAGTCTATTGGACCTGACAACCAGTGATGGACAGACTTTTACTGAGGATCAGTTGGTTGCTATGGCATCAGATCAATGGAATAAAGCTTTAGCGTCTGTAGGCTCGAGTATTGTTTTCTTACCAGCGGATGACGAACATACTGCCAATTTAGTGTTTGGACAGAAGGATGACAGTGAAATTCCTGGATATGCGGGGATGACATATACTAATTACAATTTGGATACAATGATCATAAATGATCCGGTTAATATTGTTTTGAATATAGATGCAGTCAATTCACATTACAGCGAGACAGCGATGATTAATGTTTTGGTTCATGAAATGGGGCATGCACTTGGATTAGGCCATATTAATGATAATACTAACGTTATGTGGTACGCCGCGGCAGACAATACATTATTAACTGTGCAGGATAGTATTAGTGTTTTATTAAATTATGAGTTACCTTCTGGGACAACCAGTGAAGCAACTATTGGAGTTAATGATTATACGCCAACACAATTGGCCGTAGTTTAG
- a CDS encoding sigma-70 family RNA polymerase sigma factor, which yields MQDSDFQKAFDFLAQDNHEGVIFGVLKHLGVNRQCHYFDDLVQEGRLIFVQGYLDYDGDIVADEGKFMASMYHKIRWRLIDLLRKQTKQAEHQEFSLDNELIPMEIKETVTIDHTSCDSPVDQLVSNDFFMCLFDICSANERKFLIGAVLEQKTATEIAHHYQVTKQAVYKWKKQVQAKARLIEIERENRK from the coding sequence ATGCAAGATTCAGATTTTCAAAAAGCATTCGATTTTTTAGCACAGGACAACCATGAAGGAGTAATTTTTGGTGTATTAAAACATTTAGGGGTTAATCGGCAATGCCATTACTTTGATGATTTAGTTCAAGAAGGTCGACTAATTTTTGTCCAAGGCTATCTTGATTATGATGGCGATATTGTGGCTGATGAAGGAAAATTTATGGCCTCAATGTATCACAAAATCCGCTGGCGATTGATCGATCTATTACGCAAACAAACCAAGCAAGCCGAACACCAAGAGTTTTCATTAGATAATGAATTAATCCCGATGGAAATTAAAGAAACAGTGACCATCGATCATACTTCTTGTGATAGTCCGGTTGACCAGTTAGTAAGTAATGACTTTTTCATGTGCTTGTTTGATATCTGTTCAGCCAATGAACGCAAATTCTTAATTGGTGCCGTGTTAGAACAAAAAACTGCCACTGAGATCGCACACCACTATCAAGTCACTAAACAGGCCGTGTATAAATGGAAAAAGCAAGTACAGGCTAAGGCTAGATTGATTGAAATTGAACGAGAAAATCGAAAATAA
- a CDS encoding IS3 family transposase, translating into MPTRYDKEFKQNIINLYKQGESAAQLAREYGIGYSTVHKWIQGQAKTQSGKSPDEIKAMEKRLASLSEENEILKKALGFLAQK; encoded by the coding sequence ATGCCAACTCGTTACGACAAAGAATTCAAACAAAACATCATCAACCTATATAAACAAGGCGAATCAGCCGCCCAACTGGCCAGAGAATATGGCATTGGCTATTCAACCGTTCATAAGTGGATCCAGGGCCAAGCCAAAACTCAATCCGGTAAATCGCCAGACGAAATTAAAGCGATGGAAAAGCGGCTGGCTTCCCTGTCTGAGGAGAACGAAATCCTAAAAAAAGCCCTGGGCTTCCTTGCGCAGAAGTAA